A window of the Gossypium arboreum isolate Shixiya-1 chromosome 2, ASM2569848v2, whole genome shotgun sequence genome harbors these coding sequences:
- the LOC108469552 gene encoding G2/mitotic-specific cyclin-2-like, whose translation MERISDENNPNLTKPTNFQGCRKFGQEIKHNRRALSVINHNLVGAKAYPCVVNKRGLSQRNECIENKQLDPVHRPITRKFAAQISSTSQRHCPEETKKLKPSVPSSNEFGDCIFIDVEENKTSLDQPVPMFLEETEVASEVEMEDIIIEEPNVDIDGCDTKNPLAVVEYVEDLHAYYKNMEKFSCVSPNYMDQQSDVNEKMRAILIDWLIEVHDKFDLMGETLFLTVNLIDRFLSQQTVMRKKLQLVGLVAMLLACKYEEVSVPVVGDLILISDKAYSRKEVLEMERLMLNTLQFNMSFPTPYVFMKRFLKAAQSDKKLELLSFFLIELAFVEYEMLKFQPSLLAAAAIYTAQCSLNGYKQWSKTCEWHSSYTEDQLLECSRLMVGFHEKAATGKLTGVHRKYCTSKFGYTAKCEAAKFLLQTQQQP comes from the exons ATGGAACGTATATCTGATGAGAACAATCCTAATCTCACCAAACCCACAAATTTTCAAG GTTGCAGAAAATTTGGACAAGAGATCAAACACAACAGGAGAGCTTTAAGTGTGATTAATCACAACTTAGTAGGAGCTAAAGCATACCCTTGTGTTGTTAATAAGAGAGGCTTATCACA aAGAAATGAATGTATTGAAAACAAGCAGCTTGATCCTGTTCATAGACCTATTACCAG GAAGTTTGCTGCTCAAATTTCCAGTACCAGTCAACGGCATTGCCCCGAG GAAACTAAGAAGCTGAAACCATCAGTTCCAAGCTCAAATGAGTTTGGTGATTGTATATTCATAGATGTGGAAGAAAACAAGACATCCTTAGACCAACCAGTACCTATGTTCTTAGAAGAAACAGAAGTGGCATCGGAAGTGGAAATGGAAGATATAATAATTGAAGAACCAAATGTTGATATCGATGGTTGTGATACAAAGAATCCGTTAGCAGTTGTTGAATATGTTGAAGATTTGCATGCTTATTACAAAAACATGGAG AAATTTAGTTGTGTTTCACCTAATTACATGGACCAACAATCTGATGTTAACGAGAAAATGAGGGCTATTTTGATTGACTGGCTTATTGAG GTGCACGACAAATTTGACCTCATGGGGGAGACATTATTTCTTACAGTTAATCTCATAGACAGATTTTTGTCTCAACAAACAGTGATGAGAAAAAAGCTTCAACTGGTTGGATTAGTTGCTATGCTCTTAGCATGCAAGTACGAGGAGGTTTCTGTTCCTGTTGTAGGAGATTTAATCCTTATATCAGATAAAGCTTATTCTAGGAAAGAAGTTCTCGAAATG GAGAGATTAATGCTCAACACATTACAATTCAACATGTCTTTCCCAACACCATATGTTTTCATGAAGAGGTTCCTTAAGGCAGCTCAATCCGACAAGAAGCTTGAACTTCTGTCTTTCTTTTTGATTGAACTTGCCTTCGTGGAATATGAAATGCTTAAATTCCAACCATCACTACTAGCAGCTGCGGCAATCTACACTGCTCAATGCAGTCTAAATGGGTACAAACAATGGAGCAAGACATGCGAGTGGCATAGCAGCTACACAGAAGATCAACTACT AGAATGTTCAAGGTTGATGGTTGGTTTCCATGAAAAAGCAGCAACAGGGAAACTAACAGGGGTACATAGAAAGTACTGTACATCCAAGTTCGGATACACAGCAAAATGTGAAGCTGCAAAATTTTTATTACAGACCCAACAACAACCATAG
- the LOC108454834 gene encoding protein STRICTOSIDINE SYNTHASE-LIKE 5-like, translated as MADSRSQTVSQSQASSAGHQPRKRLWRPFITVLFTMFPVVAAMLVYQLDSFDPAPLPIHELGQAPVVVSLPNDRMLQGAELLGVGELQGPEDIAYDPTANVVYTGCHDGWIKRVRFSDSVVENFVNTHGRPLGLALGHNKEIIVADTYKGLLNISKDGEVELLTDEADGHKFKLTDGVDIADNGMIYFTDASYKYNLNEDIWDILEGKPHGRFMSFDPVTRKTDVLVSHLYFANGVAVSPNQDHAIFCETVMRRCRKYYIKGSKQGGLETFIDDLPGFPDNIKYDGDGHYWIALPSANSVPLDIAFRYPFIRKVMAIAMKYIGRLPTEKDAGVLVVDLEGKPVAHYHDHRLSMITSGMKIGNRVYCGSVRHPHILKLDLAKENLWLSSTITMQ; from the exons ATGGCGGACTCAAGATCACAAACAGTTTCTCAATCACAGGCGTCTAGCGCCGGCCATCAACCGAGGAAGAGATTATGGCGCCCTTTCATTACTGTTTTATTCACGATGTTCCCCGTAGTGGCGGCTATGCTTGTGTACCAGCTCGATTCTTTCGATCCTGCTCCACTACCTATCCACGAGCTGGGTCAGGCACCCGTGGTCGTCTCGTTGCCCAATGATCGCATGCTCCAAGGCGCGGAGTTGTTGGGAGTTGGGGAGTTACAAGGACCAGAAGATATCGCGTATGATCCCACGGCGAACGTCGTTTACACGGGTTGTCACGATGGGTGGATCAAGCGAGTCAGGTTCAGTGACTCGGTCGTGGAAAATTTTGTTAACACCCATGGTAGACCTCTAGGTCTCGCTCTTGGTCACAACAAGGAAATAATCGTTGCTGATACATATAAG GGACTACTGAATATAAGCAAGGATGGTGAAGTGGAGCTGCTAACAGATGAAGCTGATGGCCATAAATTCAAGCTTACAGATGGTGTAGATATTGCAGATAATGGAATGATATATTTCACAGACGCTTCCTACAAATATAACTTAAATGAAGATATATGGGATATCTTGGAAGGCAAACCTCATGGTCGATTTATGAGCTTCGATCCGGTTACGAGAAAAACCGATGTGCTAGTCAGTCATCTATACTTTGCTAATGGAGTCGCAGTGTCACCTAATCAAGATCATGCAATCTTCTGTGAAACcgttat GAGAAGGTGCAGAAAGTATTACATAAAGGGGAGCAAACAGGGAGGCCTGGAGACATTTATTGATGATTTACCAGGCTTTCCTGATAATATTAAATATGATGGTGATGGGCATTACTGGATTGCATTACCATCG GCAAATTCTGTTCCTTTGGATATTGCGTTTAGGTATCCTTTCATTCGAAAGGTTATGGCGATCGCGATGAAGTATATCGGACGATTACCTACGGAGAAAGATGCGGGTGTCTTGGTAGTTGATTTGGAAGGGAAGCCGGTTGCTCACTACCATGATCATAGATTATCTATGATTACAAGCGGAATGAAAATCGGAAATCGGGTTTACTGTGGTTCCGTTCGGCACCCGCATATTCTCAAACTTGACCTGGCAAAAGAAAATTTGTGGCTTTCTTCTACTATCACAATGCAATGA
- the LOC108454824 gene encoding isovalerate--CoA ligase AAE2-like isoform X2: protein MHRFLQSSITRLVTTRTYLLHSFVVPSYRYFSLFAAEGDVDDGGDAPQAWKSVEGLRRCSANHVPLSPITFLERAAKVYRDRTSLVYGCRNFTWNQTHQRCLKLASALSQIGISRGDVVRFFFKHLPLFFSFLFSFGFICIFAIQVSTLAPNVPAMYELHFAVPMAGAVLCTLNSRLDSAMVSVLLAHSEAKILFVDQGLLEIARGALDLLAKTNTKPPILVLISEGDDDPSPTSIVPYEYESFLETGQIEFEIKRPKSEWDPISVNYTSGTTSRPKGVVYSHRGAYLNTIATLFLHGMQSMPIYLWTVPMFHCNGWCLTWGVAAQGGTNICMKNVSPSKIFENIALHNVTHMGGAPTVLNMIVNSSVREQKPISHKVVICTGGSPPPPQILLKMEELGFSVTHLYGLTETYGPGTFCVLKPEWESLPPEEQSKLKARQGMQHLGLQDVDILDPVTMEKVPADGKTMGEVMFRGNTVMSGYFKDSKATEEAFKGGWFHSGDLAVKHPDGYIEVKDRLKDIIISGGENISTIQVETVLYSHPAVLEAAVVARPDNHWGQTPCAFVKLKEGFNIDSQELILFCRGHLPHYMAPKTVIFEELPRTSTGKIQKYILREKAKALGSLS, encoded by the exons ATGCACCGTTTTTTACAATCTTCAATCACTCGATTGGTCACCACCCGCACTTACCTTCTCCACTCCTTTGTTGTTCCAAGTTATCGCTATTTTTCTCTCTTTGCAGCCGAAGGTGACGTTGATGATGGTGGTGATGCTCCTCAAGCATGGAAATCAGTGGAGGGTCTTCGCCGGTGCTCAGCTAATCACGTGCCTTTGTCTCCCATTACCTTCCTGGAAAGAGCAGCAAAGGTTTACAGAGACAGAACATCGCTTGTTTATGGTTGTCGTAACTTCACATGGAATCAAACGCATCAACGTTGTCTTAAGCTCGCTTCTGCTTTGTCTCAGATCGGGATTTCCCGTGGTGATGTGGTTCGTTTCTTTTTCAAGCAtctacctcttttcttttcttttcttttttcttttgggtTCATCTGCATCTTCGCCATA CAGGTTTCAACTCTGGCTCCCAATGTTCCAGCAATGTACGAGCTGCATTTCGCGGTTCCTATGGCCGGAGCTGTTCTTTGTACGCTTAATTCCCGGCTCGACTCGGCCATGGTTTCAGTCCTACTGGCACATTCAGAAGCTAAGATCCTATTCGTGGACCAAGGATTACTCGAAATCGCTCGCGGAGCACTCGATCTTCTTGCTAAAACTAACACAAAACCACCAATCTTAGTTTTGATTTCTGAAGGGGATGACGATCCATCTCCAACCAGCATTGTGCCTTATGAATATGAAAGTTTTTTAGAAACTGGGCAAATTGAATTTGAGATAAAAAGACCAAAGAGTGAATGGGATCCTATAAGTGTGAATTATACCTCTGGTACAACATCTAGGCCTAAAGGAGTTGTTTATAGTCACAGGGGAGCCTACCTCAATACTATCGCGACGCTTTTCCTTCACGGAATGCAGTCGATGCCGATTTATTTGTGGACTGTGCCCATGTTTCATTGTAACGGTTGGTGCCTCACTTGGGGTGTTGCGGCACAGGGTGGTACAAACATATGCATGAAGAACGTTTCCCCAAGTAAAATATTTGAGAACATAGCTTTACATAATGTGACACACATGGGAGGAGCTCCAACCGTCCTAAATATGATTGTGAATTCATCTGTTAGAGAGCAAAAGCCGATTTCCCACAAGGTCGTGATATGCACCGGTGGCTCACCACCGCCTCCACAGATCTTGCTTAAGATGGAAGAGTTGGGTTTTAGTGTGACTCACTTGTATGGCCTTACTGAAACTTACGGTCCTGGTACATTCTGTGTGTTGAAACCCGAATGGGAATCCTTGCCTCCCGAGGAACAATCAAAGTTGAAAGCTCGGCAAGGAATGCAACATCTCGGTTTGCAAGACGTTGACATATTAGATCCCGTCACGATGGAGAAAGTACCAGCTGATGGTAAAACTATGGGTGAAGTCATGTTTAGAGGAAACACTGTGATGAGTGGATACTTCAAAGACTCGAAAGCAACTGAGGAAGCATTTAAAGGTGGATGGTTTCACAGCGGTGATCTCGCCGTGAAACATCCAGACGGGTATATAGAAGTAAAGGACCGGCTGAAAGATATCATAATTTCTGGGGGAGAGAATATAAGCACGATACAAGTTGAGACAGTTTTGTACAGTCACCCAGCAGTTCTCGAAGCTGCAGTTGTTGCCCGGCCTGATAATCATTGGGGACAGACCCCTTGTGCATTCGTGAAGCTAAAAGAAGGATTCAACATTGATTCTCAAGAACTAATCCTGTTTTGCCGGGGTCACTTGCCGCATTATATGGCTCCCAAAACCGTGATCTTTGAGGAATTACCAAGGACATCAACTGGAAagatacaaaaatatatattgagAGAAAAAGCAAAGGCCCTTGGGAGCCTCTCTTAA
- the LOC108454824 gene encoding isovalerate--CoA ligase AAE2-like isoform X1 → MHRFLQSSITRLVTTRTYLLHSFVVPSYRYFSLFAAEGDVDDGGDAPQAWKSVEGLRRCSANHVPLSPITFLERAAKVYRDRTSLVYGCRNFTWNQTHQRCLKLASALSQIGISRGDVVSTLAPNVPAMYELHFAVPMAGAVLCTLNSRLDSAMVSVLLAHSEAKILFVDQGLLEIARGALDLLAKTNTKPPILVLISEGDDDPSPTSIVPYEYESFLETGQIEFEIKRPKSEWDPISVNYTSGTTSRPKGVVYSHRGAYLNTIATLFLHGMQSMPIYLWTVPMFHCNGWCLTWGVAAQGGTNICMKNVSPSKIFENIALHNVTHMGGAPTVLNMIVNSSVREQKPISHKVVICTGGSPPPPQILLKMEELGFSVTHLYGLTETYGPGTFCVLKPEWESLPPEEQSKLKARQGMQHLGLQDVDILDPVTMEKVPADGKTMGEVMFRGNTVMSGYFKDSKATEEAFKGGWFHSGDLAVKHPDGYIEVKDRLKDIIISGGENISTIQVETVLYSHPAVLEAAVVARPDNHWGQTPCAFVKLKEGFNIDSQELILFCRGHLPHYMAPKTVIFEELPRTSTGKIQKYILREKAKALGSLS, encoded by the exons ATGCACCGTTTTTTACAATCTTCAATCACTCGATTGGTCACCACCCGCACTTACCTTCTCCACTCCTTTGTTGTTCCAAGTTATCGCTATTTTTCTCTCTTTGCAGCCGAAGGTGACGTTGATGATGGTGGTGATGCTCCTCAAGCATGGAAATCAGTGGAGGGTCTTCGCCGGTGCTCAGCTAATCACGTGCCTTTGTCTCCCATTACCTTCCTGGAAAGAGCAGCAAAGGTTTACAGAGACAGAACATCGCTTGTTTATGGTTGTCGTAACTTCACATGGAATCAAACGCATCAACGTTGTCTTAAGCTCGCTTCTGCTTTGTCTCAGATCGGGATTTCCCGTGGTGATGTG GTTTCAACTCTGGCTCCCAATGTTCCAGCAATGTACGAGCTGCATTTCGCGGTTCCTATGGCCGGAGCTGTTCTTTGTACGCTTAATTCCCGGCTCGACTCGGCCATGGTTTCAGTCCTACTGGCACATTCAGAAGCTAAGATCCTATTCGTGGACCAAGGATTACTCGAAATCGCTCGCGGAGCACTCGATCTTCTTGCTAAAACTAACACAAAACCACCAATCTTAGTTTTGATTTCTGAAGGGGATGACGATCCATCTCCAACCAGCATTGTGCCTTATGAATATGAAAGTTTTTTAGAAACTGGGCAAATTGAATTTGAGATAAAAAGACCAAAGAGTGAATGGGATCCTATAAGTGTGAATTATACCTCTGGTACAACATCTAGGCCTAAAGGAGTTGTTTATAGTCACAGGGGAGCCTACCTCAATACTATCGCGACGCTTTTCCTTCACGGAATGCAGTCGATGCCGATTTATTTGTGGACTGTGCCCATGTTTCATTGTAACGGTTGGTGCCTCACTTGGGGTGTTGCGGCACAGGGTGGTACAAACATATGCATGAAGAACGTTTCCCCAAGTAAAATATTTGAGAACATAGCTTTACATAATGTGACACACATGGGAGGAGCTCCAACCGTCCTAAATATGATTGTGAATTCATCTGTTAGAGAGCAAAAGCCGATTTCCCACAAGGTCGTGATATGCACCGGTGGCTCACCACCGCCTCCACAGATCTTGCTTAAGATGGAAGAGTTGGGTTTTAGTGTGACTCACTTGTATGGCCTTACTGAAACTTACGGTCCTGGTACATTCTGTGTGTTGAAACCCGAATGGGAATCCTTGCCTCCCGAGGAACAATCAAAGTTGAAAGCTCGGCAAGGAATGCAACATCTCGGTTTGCAAGACGTTGACATATTAGATCCCGTCACGATGGAGAAAGTACCAGCTGATGGTAAAACTATGGGTGAAGTCATGTTTAGAGGAAACACTGTGATGAGTGGATACTTCAAAGACTCGAAAGCAACTGAGGAAGCATTTAAAGGTGGATGGTTTCACAGCGGTGATCTCGCCGTGAAACATCCAGACGGGTATATAGAAGTAAAGGACCGGCTGAAAGATATCATAATTTCTGGGGGAGAGAATATAAGCACGATACAAGTTGAGACAGTTTTGTACAGTCACCCAGCAGTTCTCGAAGCTGCAGTTGTTGCCCGGCCTGATAATCATTGGGGACAGACCCCTTGTGCATTCGTGAAGCTAAAAGAAGGATTCAACATTGATTCTCAAGAACTAATCCTGTTTTGCCGGGGTCACTTGCCGCATTATATGGCTCCCAAAACCGTGATCTTTGAGGAATTACCAAGGACATCAACTGGAAagatacaaaaatatatattgagAGAAAAAGCAAAGGCCCTTGGGAGCCTCTCTTAA
- the LOC108483085 gene encoding serine acetyltransferase 4 isoform X2, giving the protein MECWEFVANYMAEKEPILSSFLYASILAHDCLEQALAFVLANRLQNPTLLATQLMDIFSNVMMHDRDIQRSIRLDVQAFIDRDPACLSYSSALLYLKGYHSLQSYRVAHALWKQGRNVLALALQSRISEVFGVDIHPAAKIGDGILLDHGTGVVIGETAVVGNRVSLMHGVTLGGTGKETGDRHPKVGDLALLGACVTVLGNIKIGEGAMIAAGSLVLKHVPPHSMVAGTPAQVIGSIDEQDPSLTMNHDATKEFFKHVAVSFRDGRSK; this is encoded by the exons atggagtGTTGGGAGTTTGTTGCTAATTACATG GCAGAAAAGGAACCTATTTTAAGTAGCTTCTTGTATGCAAGTATCTTAGCACATGATTGTTTAGAACAAGCATTGGCTTTTGTTCTTGCCAATCGTCTACAGAATCCTACTCTCTTGGCAACTCAACTTATGGATATATTTTCTAATGTTATGATGCATGATAGAGATATTCAACGATCAATACGCCTGGATGTGCAG GCATTCATAGATAGAGATCCTGCTTGTTTATCGTATAGTTCAGCGTTACTATACCTCAAG GGATACCATTCTCTGCAATCATATCGAGTAGCTCATGCCTTGTGGAAGCAAGGGCGAAATGTGTTGGCACTGGCATTGCAAAGCCGGATTAGTGAG GTTTTTGGAGTTGACATACATCCAG CTGCAAAAATCGGAGACGGTATATTATTGGATCATGGGACTGGTGTTGTTATTGGTGAAACAGCAGTTGTAGGAAATCGTGTTTCATTGATGCAT GGTGTGACCTTGGGTGGGACTGGGAAAGAAACCGGTGATCGCCACCCAAAAGTTGGTGATCTTGCACTACTCGGTGCATGTGTGACCGTACTTGGGAATATAAAAATAGGTGAAGGTGCAATGATTGCTGCTGGTTCCCTTGTACTAAAACATGTTCCTCCTCATAG TATGGTAGCAGGTACACCGGCACAAGTAATTGGATCCATAGATGAGCAAGATCCATCTTTGACAATGAATCATG ATGCTACCAAAGAGTTCTTCAAACATGTAGCTGTTAGTTTTAGAGATGGAAGATCCAAATA
- the LOC108483085 gene encoding serine acetyltransferase 4 isoform X1 — protein sequence MGCVSDKRWESFPDMFSAGLSLKETQDEEKEAKFNAKFPFEKVFPVYAMSLSKPDTDSILNSGRDPIWEAVREEAKLEAEKEPILSSFLYASILAHDCLEQALAFVLANRLQNPTLLATQLMDIFSNVMMHDRDIQRSIRLDVQAFIDRDPACLSYSSALLYLKGYHSLQSYRVAHALWKQGRNVLALALQSRISEVFGVDIHPAAKIGDGILLDHGTGVVIGETAVVGNRVSLMHGVTLGGTGKETGDRHPKVGDLALLGACVTVLGNIKIGEGAMIAAGSLVLKHVPPHSMVAGTPAQVIGSIDEQDPSLTMNHDATKEFFKHVAVSFRDGRSK from the exons ATGGGTTGTGTTAGTGATAAGCGTTGGGAGTCGTTTCCCGATATGTTCTCCGCTGGGCTATCCCTAAAAGAAACACAAGATGAAGAGAAAGAAGCTAAATTTAATGCTAAGTTCCCTTTTGAGAAGGTGTTTCCAGTTTATGCAATGAGCCTTTCTAAGCCTGACACTGACTCCATTCTTAATTCGGGTCGTGACCCAATTTGGGAAGCTGTACGAGAGGAGGCCAAGCTGGAG GCAGAAAAGGAACCTATTTTAAGTAGCTTCTTGTATGCAAGTATCTTAGCACATGATTGTTTAGAACAAGCATTGGCTTTTGTTCTTGCCAATCGTCTACAGAATCCTACTCTCTTGGCAACTCAACTTATGGATATATTTTCTAATGTTATGATGCATGATAGAGATATTCAACGATCAATACGCCTGGATGTGCAG GCATTCATAGATAGAGATCCTGCTTGTTTATCGTATAGTTCAGCGTTACTATACCTCAAG GGATACCATTCTCTGCAATCATATCGAGTAGCTCATGCCTTGTGGAAGCAAGGGCGAAATGTGTTGGCACTGGCATTGCAAAGCCGGATTAGTGAG GTTTTTGGAGTTGACATACATCCAG CTGCAAAAATCGGAGACGGTATATTATTGGATCATGGGACTGGTGTTGTTATTGGTGAAACAGCAGTTGTAGGAAATCGTGTTTCATTGATGCAT GGTGTGACCTTGGGTGGGACTGGGAAAGAAACCGGTGATCGCCACCCAAAAGTTGGTGATCTTGCACTACTCGGTGCATGTGTGACCGTACTTGGGAATATAAAAATAGGTGAAGGTGCAATGATTGCTGCTGGTTCCCTTGTACTAAAACATGTTCCTCCTCATAG TATGGTAGCAGGTACACCGGCACAAGTAATTGGATCCATAGATGAGCAAGATCCATCTTTGACAATGAATCATG ATGCTACCAAAGAGTTCTTCAAACATGTAGCTGTTAGTTTTAGAGATGGAAGATCCAAATA
- the LOC108454837 gene encoding squamosa promoter-binding-like protein 3, which produces MKMAKRACKTTVNWVDDEEEEEQREERMVKIRVVPRERYERMNTFIHYSNSAAISGGGGGCQADDCGADLKDAKQYHRRHKVCEPHAKDAFVLVKGIRQRFCQQCSRFHEISKFDGTKRSCRDRLAGHNLRRRKVMQSDQEVENDNNNNKNNASYGKGTDTPMLQQWYQEFTN; this is translated from the exons atgaaaatgGCTAAAAGGGCATGTAAAACGACGGTAAATTGGGTTGATGACGAGGAGGAGGAGGAGCAGAGAGAAGAGAGGATGGTGAAGATAAGGGTAGTGCCTCGAGAGAGGTATGAGAGGATGAATACTTTCATACACTACTCTAACTCTGCTGCCATATCCGGCGGCGGTGGTGGTTGTCAAGCTGATGATTGTGGTGCCGATTTGAAAGATGCAAAGCAATATCATCGGCGGCATAAAGTCTGTGAGCCACATGCCAAGGATGCTTTCGTTTTGGTCAAAGGCATTCGCCAAAGGTTTTGCCAGCAGTGTAGCAG ATTTCATGAAATATCAAAGTTTGATGGTACCAAAAGGAGTTGCCGGGATCGGTTGGCCGGACATAATTTGCGGCGGAGGAAGGTGATGCAGTCAGACCAAGAAGTGgagaatgataataataataataagaataatgcATCCTATGGAAAGGGAACTGACACTCCAATGTTGCAGCAATGGTACCAAGAATTTACCAACTAG
- the LOC108479917 gene encoding ubiquitin domain-containing protein DSK2b-like: MGGGDINASKEAASKDVGDAVTVSISCSSGSKFSVQTNLDSTVDSFKALLARNCGVPADQQRLIYKGRILKDDQTLRSYGLEADHTVHLVRSVAPRAPPPTTNAAGSIGSGALNTSQTNTTAVDLDDAGALGAGGAGLGASLFPGLGDSAGLFGAGLPNFEQLQQQLTRNPNIMREISNIPAVQNLMNNPEILYNLIMNNPQTREIIDRNPELAHILNDPSVLRQTFEAARNPELMREVMRNTDRAMSNIESSPEGFNILRRMYETVQEPLLNATTMTGTTGNGGSNLFSSLLGTQGGNQARDGSTNHSTSDSGTTPNANPLPNPWSSSEAGGSQTNTRRSDPGADARPQAPAGLGGPGLPVFEGLFGAMQDSNSLNQLMQNPAISQMMRSLLSSPQYLNQVLSLSPQLQNMLGSNSQPRETMQNSQFLRQLTSPEMMQQLLTLQQTLFSQLSRPQSTQEPAQTGGGAGTLNMGLEALMTMFSGLGTGSLGVPNRLDVPPEQLYATQLSQLQEMGFIDTRENIQALIASAGNVRGAVERLLGNPGQ, from the exons ATGGGAGGAGGTGATATTAATGCTTCTAAGGAAGCGGCCAGCAAAGACGTCGGTGATGCTGTCACCGTCAGTATCAGTTGTTCATCCGGCTCCAAATTCTCCGTTCAGACCAACCTGGATTCCACCGTCGATTCTTTTAAGGCACTTCTGGCGCGAAACTGCGGTGTTCCCGCCGATCAACAGCGTTTGATTTATAAAGGTCGGATCTTGAAGGACGATCAAACCCTTCGAAGCTACG GTTTGGAGGCAGATCACACTGTCCACTTGGTTCGTTCTGTTGCACCAAGAGCGCCACCGCCGACAACCAATGCAGCTGGGTCAATTGGTTCCGGTGCTTTGAACACTTCTCAAACAAATACAACAGCTGTTGACTTAGATGATGCTGGGGCATTGGGAGCCGGAGGGGCTGGTCTAGGTGCTTCACTGTTTCCTGGACTTGGTGACAGTGCTGGTTTATTTGGAGCTGGGCTCCCAAATTTTGAACAATTACAACAGCAATTGACTCGAAACCCCAACATTATGAGGGAAATATCGAACATTCCTGCTGTTCAGAATTTGATGAATAATCCTGAGATACTGTATAACTTGATCATGAACAATCCTCAAACGCGAGAGATAATTGACCGAAATCCTGAGCTTGCACACATACTTAATGATCCAAGTGTTCTCCGTCAAACATTTGAAGCTGCAAGAAACCCTGAGCTCATGCGTGAAGTGATGAGGAATACGGACAGAGCAATGAGCAATATTGAATCATCACCTGAAGGATTTAACATACTTCGCCGTATGTATGAAACTGTTCAAGAGCCTCTCCTGAATGCAACTACCATGACTGGGACTACTGGAAATGGTGGTTCAAACCTGTTTTCTTCCCTCCTGGGAACTCAAGGGGGAAACCAAGCCAGAGATGGGTCAACTAACCATTCCACCTCTGATTCTGGAACTACTCCCAATGCCAATCCACTGCCAAACCCTTGGTCTTCTTCTGAAG CTGGAGGTTCCCAAACTAACACAAGAAGGTCAGATCCCGGTGCGGATGCTAGGCCACAGGCACCTGCTGGTTTAGGTGGTCCGGGTCTTCCAGTGTTTGAAGGCTTGTTTGGTGCTATGCAGGATTCTAATTCACTGAATCAGTTGATGCAAAATCCAGCTATTTCACAAATGATGCGAAGCCTCCTGTCCAGTCCTCAGTACTTGAACCAG GTTCTTAGTCTCAGTCCTCAACTTCAAAACATGCTTGGATCTAATTCTCAACCAAGAGAAACGATGCAGAACTCTCAATTTCTTCGTCAGTTGACTTCTCCTGAGATGATGCAG CAACTATTGACTTTGCAGCAGACTCTTTTTTCACAACTTAGTCGGCCACAGTCAACCCA GGAGCCTGCCCAGACTGGTGGAGGTGCAG GAACGCTCAACATGGGTTTGGAAGCACTGATGACCATGTTTAGCGGACTTGGAACTGGCAGCTTGGGTGTTCCTAATAGATTAGATG TACCTCCAGAGCAACTATACGCCACCCAGTTGTCCCAACTTCAAGAAATGGGTTTCATTGACACTCGAGAAAATATTCAGGCATTAATAGCCAGTGCAGGAAATGTTCGTGGTGCGGTGGAACGGTTACTGGGAAATCCTGGTCAGTAA